CTTGTCAAATCAGGGGACCATACTTCACAATGCTGAATGCATGGACAGACATTTGAGAGATAATTGGGATCTATGGAAAGGTTGAGGAGAAAAATCCTATAATCCTAAAATCTCATCATGACATAGTGAAAATTTTAGGCTAGGAttgaggagagaaataaagagaataaaagtacAAAACTCACACTTCATTCAAGGAAAGAATAATACAAAATCTGATGGAGACTGCTGTACAGAACAACACTCCATTAGTCAACCACAAACACACATCAGTCAGAGGACTCCAAAATGTCTGGTGGGTTTGTATAGCTACAGAGCAATATTCTGTAAAAAAGGACTCTTTAAAACCTTGCTAGTGGTGGCCAGCCACTCATTGTGTAAAGAGCTTCTGTTTTTGTTGAGTTCATGGGTGTGTGGGTGCCTGATTCTCTCTGCATGACACATAAGGTGCACGTGTAAAAACACAACATAgaacattttaaacaatttaaaaattagatgctTATTCATAGGGATATAAGAGGGGTTCAGGTTAAAGTGATGGAATAAtaccttttcaaaaaaaatgccataaactACCATTTTCTGATTCTATGAAACAAGAGAACATTTTCATCTCTTTCCTGGTTCTTCTGCAAAATTTTCATGGTGGAGTCGGGAATGCAAAATGGATTTGTTTAATGGAAGTTACCCAATTCTCTCTGTCAGTTGCTCTCCCCACTGATGATGATGACAAGATCGTTGGAGGCTACACCTGTGCAAAGAATTCGGTGCCCTACCAGGTGTCACTGAATGCTGGCTACCATTTATGTGGAGGCTCCCTCATCAGTGACCAGTGGGTGCTGTCTGCGGTAAGTGACCTGCATTCACGTTCCTGAATTCTAAGTCCATTTTATCCTCTCACTTGGGCAAAAACACAAACAGTATATACTGGAATTATGCTTAATAAGTAAAGTATTCAAATCCTAAGAGACTAACTATTCATTCaagaattataaaatgtattgaGAGATTTGTAAATGGAGCAGAACCCATAGATGTTCCTGATGTCTTCCCAAACTTTGGTAAAAAATAAGTGGAGGAGAAAGAGTGGTGGATGAAGTACCCCTACCAATGGCAAATGAACATGGATCAGTATACAGCCCTAATCATCACAGCTTaaccagaaaagaaaatagcTAATGAAATGCATCCTATTTCCGATAATACCTTACACAAAAGCATAATTCATCCTGCTCCTTTGATTTTCTGCTATCTCTACGATTCTTGCATCACCTCCTTATGGTGCTCAGTGATCCCAACTGGAAGAGAAATAGCAGCTGTCACCAATCCCCTTTTTTGATACTGACTGTTTCCTTGGTACCTATTCCTATGCCTTATTAATCTAAGAAGATGTGGGAGTGAGTCTATGTGTGCAGTGATTTTTGCCTAAAACGTTCCATAAGCTTCACCTTGTTTGGCAGTACACACTGTTACCTTACACGCACCATTACCTGTGTAACTGAATAGTGGAAAAGAATGGAGTTTGTGCTTCTACTATAAGTGAGGgataggggaaggggaagaagctCAAGTAGGACATCATGAAACATTTAATCCTTGAATCCAGCCGGATACAGGTCTGGGAGAACACAACATTGACGTCCTTGAGGGTGATGAGCAGTTCATTCAGGCAGCCAAGATCATCCAGCACCCCAACTTTGATAAAGACACCTTAAATAACGACATCATGCTGATCAAACTGACATCCCCCGCCACCATCAGCGCTCGAGTGACTACTGTCTCTCTGCCGAGATCCTGTCCATCTGCTGGGACTCAGTGCCTCGTGTCTGGCTGGGGCAACACTGTGAGCAGTGGCAGTAAGTGTCACCTGGAACACAAACACCAGGTTTAAGAACATGGAGGTGAAAGACACCTTGAGGGTCAGTTATAAATTTTCACTCAAGGCAAAGTTGACAGAGGATAGTTTTGACTAGAGGCAATGTtagaatatattaattaaaatgtataagACTTCTTTCCTGAGATCCTGgaaaaaaccaagaaaaattaCCTTCTAAAAAATATCAAGGGTATCTATCTGAAAGCTTATTAGAGATGTGCAAATAACAAGATACCGTGGAGGGAACTAGAACAGAGAGGCTAAAGGGTTCCGTACAGCCTGAGTTATACAGCTGCTTGAGAAAGCAGTCTCTGTCTTTGAGGTCTTCGGCTGCTGATGCTCCTGTCAGAGAAACACCTGATTAGAACTTTTCAGAATATCTTCTAGAAATTAAATTTCCCTGAAATTACAAGCATtggaaagtggaaagaaaagagTGGGGATATTATGAAAGAGAGGAGACAGAATGGACATGAACCTGGGAATCCTGGGGTTAATCTTCCATTTTCACTCTTGCATTCCACAGAAGTGTATCCTTCCCTCCTGCAGTGTCTGGATGCTCCTGTGCTCTCTGACACTGCTTGCCACAAGGCCTACCCAGGCAAGGTCACTAACAACATGTTCTGCCTGGGCTTCCTGGAGCGGGGAAAGGACTCCTGCCAGGTGAATTTCTCCTACTCCTGCTTCATCCAGATCAGTCTCTCTTCTCCACCATGTTTCTCCTTCTCTGAAACGCACAGGACTATGGAGTCCATGCGACTGATTGTGAGAGGGGAGCAGCAGCTTTGAGATAAATTACAAGTTTTCTCTCTGTGGTAATGAGGAGTAGAGTAAAGCAGGGTAAAAAAGAGACCTAAAACCTCGTGTGCAAACAGGTCATCAAAGTGCCCTTCTGAGGAGGCATATGGTAGAATGGAACCCTTGTAAGAGGGACAGGACAAGTAGCACGACATTAGATCTGTACAGTTCTCAAAATTTCTTGGCCCTATGGTGCTACTAAGGAAAGAAGAGGGGCACCTGATTAGAAGGAGGAAGAACAATAGGGATATAAGGGGAGATTGAGGGTTGCATTTTCAGGAGGAGAAAGGTATATCATATGGGATCAGAGACTGGATAAAAATATACCACCTGGATCATGGAGAAATGTTCTGGGCATGAAAAAGAGCTCTGACTGTCTTTTCCCTCTTGCCCAGGGTGACTCTGGTGGCCCCGTGGTCTGCAATGGTGAGCTTCAGGGTATTGTCTCCGGGGGCTTGGGCTGTGCTCTGAAAGGCAAACCAGGTGTCTACACCAAGGTCTGCAACTACCTGGACTGGATTCAAGAGACCATTGCTGCCAACTAAACACCTTTCTGTCTTCATTATCCACTCCTTGGTATCAACTTACTTTCCCTCTATATTAGCCACAGAAGATATCTTCGTGTCTCTTTCTGATCAATATAGTGATCCCATTGCTAACCCTTCTGTGCAAAAAATAAACATCTCAATAAAAGCATTTGATTCTATACCTTGTCTGTCCAAGTATGCCCCTTGGTTGGTATTTATAAACATTCCATTGAGTCTTGCTACTAGTTATGTATATTAATAGACAGGTGAGCTTTCTGTGATAGAGAGGATTTGAAAGGTTATTTAGTCACTCATTCAACCTAATGAATGTACCATCACCTTCTCTATGGCAGATCTGTGTGTGACATTGTGCATGTAATGATAAAgtcaccagattttttttttttttttgcaagtaagGACAAAGTACTttgaatatttcagaaaaaaaatgtttttttttataagatCTGACTAAAGTAAACATTTGTTTCTACCTCTTTTGGGGTAGATTATGTGTTCATAACAACAGACACTAAAGCAAAGACTTAAAATAAATTGCCCAAATTCATTGAGACAGTTCACTGTATAGCTACAACAAAGGGCACAGTCATTATCCCAAGTGCTTTGCAACTTCTGTGACAGGTgttctctttttgcttttcttcaattttctgaaaATCTATGATGATAAGGGAAAACTCTAgctgttgaattttttaaatttgtagattCTGTGTTTTCCaagaatatatatgcatatatatgttccAGTTCTCTGAGATCTTGTTTTCCAACTGGAAGATTAATGCCAGACAGGCATGGCCTTGGGAGACAATCTGAGCCCCCGTCCCACCACCAGTCCCCTTGTTTTAGTTAGCCTTTTCACTGCTATGACAAAAAGCCCCATCCAACACAACCGTAGATGAAGAGAAGATTGTTTAGGtgttcacggtttcagaggtttcagtctatagaCAGTAGGTTCCATTCATAGGGGCTGGAGGTAAGGtaaaatatcatggcagaagagtatggtggaaggaagcagctcacatgaagaTCAAAATTCAGGGAAAGAAATCTCCACTTGCCATATACAAATACAGAGCCCAAAGCTGTTCCCCCAatgccctacctcctccagccacaccccacctacctccagttagttaccactcagttaatcccatcaggggattaattcactgattgtgttaaggctctcacaacccaatcatttctgcTCTGAACCCTCTCATACTTTCTCACAtgatttggggggacacctcacctccaaaccataataccactCAAGTCATGGCTCAGTTTAAGCTATagataaaagaaagttacaaATGTGGAGGTTTGTAGAAAATAGATGTATTATTACCCTGTGGTCCCAAAGGTCTTGAACCTAGAGGTGTGATGTCCTCTTGCGCCCTGCTTGAGAACGCACGCCCCACACTCTGCCTTGcttcctctcctgctctcccCCAAATCTTTATCTTCCCATGGATCATGCAGAGAAGATCTGCAGTACAAACTTCTACACAGGATTCCCAGGCAGATCTATTGAAAGACTCCCTAAGCTTTGAGCATAAGTTCATTGGAGTATATGGAGCAGGACTGAACGGGGCAAATGCAGCCTCAAGGACAGTAGAAGAGAGCAGTGTGTCAGCTCCACATGCGGTGACAATTCCAGAGTCGGTGCAGGGCACACACTGTTTCTTGCAGTTCTGGGAGCTGGGAAGTAACAGCCAAGACACCAGCATGCCTGATGTCTGCAGAGGGCTGGCTTCCTGGCTTGTTATGCACCCTCAGCCTCCTGTCATTGTGTCCTCTCATGGCCAAGAAGGCCAGCTCTAGTCTCCTCTCTGCCTATAAACCCAGGAATCCCCTTCCAGTGGCTCTACCCTCTGGATctcacctaaacctaattacctCTCCAAGCCTCCACTTCCTAATACCACCAAATCGGAGGTGAAGGCCTCAATATGTGGACTTCAGGGGAACACAACATACAGCTGTCCTAGGCATCTCAGGATAGGGGAGTCCAGGGAGAAACACCAAGACAGAGTGGGACCATGACCCACTTTCTAGCCTTTTGCAACTCTGGAAAGCCTCTGAAGAGATAAGCTCTAAGTTCTCAACTGAGCCTTATGACTCTCCCCAGGATGAAGTCTAAGTCCCTTAGATGGACATTCAATACTCTTGTCTGCAGGAAATACCCTGAACACACCTGATATCCTCTGAAATTTAATGCTCTTAAATATTTAGTCACAactcacttctttctttttcttttcctgctcttccttcctttcacagtcatggagattgaacccagggacacgctatcactgaactatatcccccgTCCTCTtcatgttgagacagggtctcactaaattgataaAGTTGACCtagatcttgtgatcctcctgttcaacctctggagtcactggaatcataggcgtgcaccaccatacttAGCGTCTTTTCTGTCTTATTAAAGAGAGAGCTGAGTGTACTTATTTAAatagacatatatatttttgtgtgtgtatgtatgtacacacacaagcATTTAAATCATGCAAATATCTAAAAGTAATTCagcaaaaactaaagaaataagacagaaaagaTGCTaagtatggtggtgcacgcctatgatcccagtgactccagagatTGAACAGGAGGATTCTCCTTATGCAAATGAGTTCAAGGTTTCACTGTTGTCTCTGAAACATTTTGCCCACCCCCACCACTCCACACCTACCTTGTAAGGGGCTTCACTTCATGCTTTGAACATGTCCCTGCTGCCCGCCACTGCAGCTTATTTTAAAGCTGACATGagtttgggtgttttttttttttccctttctcttttccttcaccCCCTCTAACCTTGAGAGAAACAAGATTATCCCTCTTCCCATCCTAGCCTGAGTTTTCTGTCCTTGATcgcacacacacaacacaggGAAAAAGCAATTCTGACCTTGGGGATAGCTCCAGGAGACCTCAGGAATAGGTGTCTCTCAAGGCTACAAATGAGTTATGACCCCTGACTGGGCATAGTAGCCCTTCACTCATCTCTTTAAAAACCCTCTATTCCTCTATTCTGATGGTCAGAATCAGTCTCTAGGACAGGAATGCCCTGCACTTCTCCTTTGATGGAAAAGCAATgaaatgtctttttcttcttaaagccTTGACCTTGTATGAGGaatggcatcagggacaagggcCCAACTTTTGGTAACAACCTTACCATCACAGATACAGGGGAGGTTCAGAGACCTCACAAGGGAAGTCGGGTGTTAAAGATGACTCATCAGAGGCACACAGAGACAAGAGGCAAGGCAAacaggtttgttttttatttgttttgttaaattttcaaatattttattatgtgatAACTTCTTGAGTAGAAAGTAGAATTTTTAATAGaatatgtaatattaattttaatataaaggtgatcatttttttctttctcaattaaTTACTTCATTTATTCCAATTAcgtgtatatgacagcagaatacactTTGATAATTGTACACAATTGctgaaagttttcatttctctgtacacgatgtagcatcacaccatatgtgcagtcgtACATGcacccagggtaatgatgtccgtctcattccaccatctttcctgcccccatgtaccCTTTTCACCCCTTTCTCCCCTTTGCTTCATCAGAGTTCCTCCAATATTCCcatgcctcccccacccccattaggGGTCAGAATCTACTTAGCAGAgagaacacttggcctttggttttgggggattggtttacttcacttagtgtgatattctccaactctatccatttacctgaaaatgccataattctattctcatttaatgctcagtaatattccactgtgtatttataccacagtttctttattcattcatctattgaagggtctctaggttgcttccacagtttagccattgtgaattgagctgttataaacattggtgtggctgcattaatatagtatgctgattttaagttctttgggtatagaccgatgagtgggatagttgggtcaaatggcggttccgttccaagatttctaaggaatctccatactgctttctagattggttgccccaatctgcagtcccacctgcagtgtatgagagtgcctttttccccacatctgcaccaacacttattgttgtttgtattcttgataactgccattctgactgatgatttataatcaatcaacaaatatacgaaaaaaatgttcaacatctctagtaattagagaaatgcaaatcaaaacgtctctaagatttcacctcatgccagtcaggttttttttttttttttgtaccagggattgaacttaggggcactgaatcactgaaccacatccccagccttttttctttattttgaggcagagacttgttaagttgcttagggattcaCTGAGTTGTGGAGGCcaggtttgaacttgtgatccccttgcctcagtctcctgagttgctgaagaTCATTTGTTCTTGATATAATTCAGTAGCACATTTCAATACATCTTCCTGTCATTTTTAGTCTCTTTTGATTAAAGACTAACTCTTCACAATTTGTGAATTTCTGTTATAATGTAAATTCTTTGCACCTTTTTAAATAGCAACTCAACCCTTCAGTAATCATCCCATTCAAATAGataatcaagataaaaaaaaatgtgtaaacctgaacataacccttacaAGATATTTGGTAGTAAGAATATTCATCTTATAAgatcttttaaaatgcataaatggAAGCCTATAATTAG
This genomic interval from Marmota flaviventris isolate mMarFla1 chromosome 1, mMarFla1.hap1, whole genome shotgun sequence contains the following:
- the LOC114080691 gene encoding cationic trypsin-3-like; translated protein: MLIKLTSPATISARVTTVSLPRSCPSAGTQCLVSGWGNTVSSGKVYPSLLQCLDAPVLSDTACHKAYPGKVTNNMFCLGFLERGKDSCQGDSGGPVVCNGELQGIVSGGLGCALKGKPGVYTKVCNYLDWIQETIAAN